Below is a window of Oreochromis aureus strain Israel breed Guangdong linkage group 4, ZZ_aureus, whole genome shotgun sequence DNA.
agagcaaagtgtcaaacatcagataaaaattgcagttgatttttttttaaggccgTTTTTAGATTAAAAGCAGGGGTGATAGGCAGTGTTGAAGATTCTTCGGTGATTGTCAGTAACAATCCAGCTGAAAGTTTCTGGGCCAGCTTGGGCCTTCTCAGCTGATGGTCCCAGAGTGTCCAATATCAAGTCACAGTTTAATTACTGTCAGTTAGAAAACGTATAACTGCATTTGGGACACCCAAGGTTTCATGCTTTATCAGCACAATGTCATATGAGTCCAGGTATGATTGtttcctctcctccacctgtgGAAATTAAAAATAGATAAGTATCAAATCGATTTAGTGAGCATAACTGCGTGCATGCCTTTTGCTGACCTTGTCATTAAGGAAGCCGATCTTGAGGATGTTCTTCATGTCCTGCACTCCATCAGCCATGTTCAGATCCCCTAGAGAGTCTCCCAGTAGTAGCACATTTGTCCGCGTGCGCAGCTCCTGGAAATGTCCGGTGTTGAGCAGCGCACCTTCCTTTTTATTGTAGATGTGAATCAGTTCTCCTTTGAAAGCCTTCAGCACCCCCTGTGCAAACAGATCAAGtcaaattttttatttaaatgcctGAGTGGAGGTCAGGTTATAGTATGTGGTGTGGCTACTCACAGACTCATCAAAGTCCATGTAGTTGGAGATGACCTTGACATTTGGGTGGAAGACCTCAGTCTGGCGTATCACCTCTTCCAGGATGTCTCCTATTCCAGCAGAGAAGATGAGCAGGGGGATGCTGTGCTCATTCAGGTGGTCGAAGAAATACTGGTAGCCGTCCCtgttaaaagaaatgaaaaagaatccaCATTAGCTGcattacaaaaatgttttcaacaTTCAAGAACTAAACAGGTCTTCAGTGATGCTCGTACCTCAGCTTGGCTTCAGAGTCCTTCACCGCCTCGGCTAACCTGTCTTTCTTAATTTTCTGATTCACCAGCAGCTCGTGAGCCTTTGTCCACCTGAGATACAGTCAAGTTAATAAATACCCTTCCAACACTGTTAAACACAAGTCATAGCTCTGTTTACACACTCACCACTCCACCATAAGAGGCATCTTCTCCTCTACTGACCGCTTAGTGTCGATCTCTATGGGGTAGTATTTGTCGAGCAGCTCCTGTAGCTGTAGAGGACATGACAGTGTTATAAAAACTGATCAGCAAATATCACAATTCTTCTAGAAATAAGTCTCACCATCACTCAGCAGCCATCTGGGTAATGCCTCTGGATAGTTATTTGGGGTGTTATTTTAAACCCCCTGTATGAATGAATGGGGACAAAGCCTTCAGTTTACATTCAATTATCACTACATACTTCACTTTTATTATTCATATGCAAGGTTGGATTTTTTTGTTCCGGCTCAGTCCAGAGTGTTGGCCAGCTCACTCACCAAATGTTGTACTTATTCACCTTTTGGATACAGTAAggcaaaaaataatgaaatcatAAACCTATTTTACACTTTTATGACTTTTGAGACACTTTTATGTCTCAGCTATTTTTAAGAAAACTCCGGATTTTTATATGATGTATAATACTGGTGTGTCTTGGGAGAACCTATGTTCTGAAGCGGAATCTTGTAGGTTATTTTGCACTAACACATGATGTTTTAATATAAAAGAACCATCAAAACATTTCCCCTTTAACAGTAAACCAGATGATCTATGTAGTAATGCAGTTATAACATAGTTGCTTTGTGCTAACTACCGTTCAGTGCAACAACATATGTAAGATTCAATAAAAAGCTGCATTTACATTGTGCCAAACTGTCTTGAGACAATATACTAATGGCACCATATGTTGTAAGTCTAACCAACAGCTCTTACACTAAAGTATTGTTCCTACCTTTTCTTTACAGTCGCTGGAGATTACATTGCTTCTTTCAAGAATATctgcaaataaaatacacagaaTGACAAAACTAAAACCTTTTATATTCATGATGATTTTAAGCTACAAAAAGCTGACAAACACTACAGACACTTCCAGGACCTAAATTCTATCACGTGGGGAATAGAATGAAATGTTTCTTATTCACTGGAGTGGGATCTTCTTTCCTTATCACTGTTTTACTTTATCTTGTGTGTATAAACACACCACCCCAGCAAACTCTTTACCACTATATAGACCAGATTCAATGCCCACTGTAGCAGTTCTACAGCTCATCTCTGAAACACCTTGTGCAGTTTGTCATGATGAGTGTACTCACTATAACAATCAGGGCATCTTTTCCCGTTATGTTCAAATCTTGTAAGTGTCATGTCAAAATCCGAGATCACCTGGATCAAAAACGAGATCAGAATCACCAAAGAGCCGGATTATATTTTCATACAGGGCTGAATGTGTTTTGAGCGTGGTGGATGACGTGGATACCTGCAGGGTGTTGGAGCCAGCCTTCTGCATGGACTGCAGGATCTCTCGTACCCTCTCATCATCTTTCATATGCACCCAGGAGTTGGACAACTCCGGAATCTGCGTAGACAGTATGTGCTGATTGAGTCTGGCTAAAGTTAATTGACAACAATATCAATTATGTTGTATCAACAGCATTCCAGCAGGAAGTCTTGTAAGTTCAATTATCCAGATAacgaaatcccagaaagtttGTTCTTTTCATCACGACCCCACTCTCAGTACCGACCAAGGTTGTCTGCTCTTGCAATTGTATCTTCACCCCACATATTTCAAGTGCAAGAACCAGTACTGTAGACAAAAACACGTGTGCGTCATTgcttccccagtttcacccattttTATACCGAGGAAGTGGAAAAGAGCGCTCTGTTACCCTATCGTGGAGCATTACCGAGCCActggttcaggtatgtggataACACCTGGGCGAAAAATCTAATTTCAGTATATACCACAATTCAGCGATCACATTAACGCGGAGGACAAACACATCAAGTACACCAGAGAGGACAGGAAAAAGAGACAGACTAGCTTTCTTAAACTGTGAAATAAACAGTGACTCTGCTGGTGATAACACAAGCGTTTGCTAGCTGCACCTACAGCAGTATGTTCGCGATGTATTCTTCAGCTAtaaactgtctgtgactttaaCTGCCTCCCACAAAACTTCACCGGTATAAGTATATGCTTTAAACATTCTTGAGCAATACTACCAttgagaaaatgtgtttttaatccGTTAAGTCTGATGAAAGCTGTCCGCTACTTCTTCTGGGTTTATTGGTGGTTGACAGACCAGCAAGGCGCATTACCGCCACCTACTGGACTGGAGTGTGGATCAGGAACttgacagtaaaataaaaaagtcgCTCTATAAAACATGTATAAAAGATGTTCTTCTCACAAACATTATCAGTTGGCCATGGAGTTGTGACAGCGCCTTTCCAAGATGATCTTCCAAAGTAAACTTCATCTTCAGCGCCTTAAAATTTCCTATTAATTTCCTCCGTTTTTTTCTCCAATGTCCAGTTGGGTTTAGCTGCAGAGTTTTATTAGGACCCTTGTGTTCTGTCCTGAGACAGGTGATTGTTATTTCTTCCTTTTGGTTCTTGGCCGCTCTCTTCCCACGACCGAcgtgtttttaaatgttgtatAGATCCCTTTCTTTTTCACTGCCATATTCTTGTGATTTGATTATTTATAATGCTCCCGTCAACTTTGCATAATGCTCTCTCTAAATCAAAACATTGTAATTTCAGTGGCTATTTTGCCAATATGTCAATATCCTAAACTTCCTTCCATACCTACATGTGCTGGAACCCAAAACAAATCTAACATTTGCACCGATATTGCCCAACCTTTTGCAAACTGTAATATATTTTGTATAAAGCATATAATCTGCATGATTTACCTGAACAAGTACTCAGTAATGTTGATAAACTACCCATCAACTCACTGTAAACCATTATTATGGCAACCAGCTCTTCTTAACACTTACTTTGAGTTAAGGGATGAGAGAGGTGAACAAGAGAGTGTAGGCAGGATGGAGTTGGTGGAGAAAAGTGTCAGGTGTGATTTGTGACAGGACATCATCGGAGTGAATGGATTAAACATAGTATTGAGACCTactatgatgtatggtttggtaAGAGAAGTTTGGAGATgaagttagagaggcaaagtTGAGATGACGACCACTGTAATGACTTCTAAAGGCAGGAGCCGAAGAAAGAAGCAGCagcttaatttttttattttttttttaattccagaCCCAGACAGAAAGCATCAGATTCAAATTTTGAACCTAAAGTTCAAAATTTGTAACAAAAAATAActactttatttacttttattgtATTTCTTGCTAATATTCTCATAATTTCAATGTAATAGTTATTACAAATTACTGACTCTAAATAtagaaatatgttttatattttttctttccctaTTCCTAAATGTATTTACCCACAGTCCACCACAAGATGGCACTGCAGTGCTAAAAACAGTGTCTGCTTTCAGATTACAATTCACTGAAAAGGAGCTTTTTTGTAAGAGAATGGACGTCGTTTTCAGAGCAAATACTAAGTACCGCCATTTATGTCAAAGTTTGAACagtagacacacacatgcagctttTAGGCTGCAGCTATCAGCTGAGGTAGGTGGCCTACCGCAGGGCTGTCACAGTCCAATTACTCAGTGAGAAAGCGAATAACTGCATTTGGAACGTCTAAGGTTTCATCCTTTATCAGCACAATGTCATATGAGTCCAGGTATGATTGtttcctctcctccacctgtgGAAATTAAAAATAGATAAGTATCAAATCGATTTAGTGAGCATAACTGCGTGCATGCTTTTTGCTGACCTTGTCATTAAGGAAGCCGATCTTGAGGATGTTCTCCATGTCCTGCACTCCATCAGCCATGTTCAGATCCCCTAGAGAGTCTCCCAGTAGTAGCACATTTGTCCGCGTGCGCAGCTCCTGGAAATGTCCGGTGTTGAGCAGCGCACCTTCCTTTTTATTGTAGATGTGAATCAGTTCTCCTTTGAAAGCCTTCAGCACCCCCTGTGCAAACAGATCAAGtcaaattttttatttaaatgcctGAGTGGAGGTCAGGTTATAGTAATGTGGTGTGGCTACTCACAGACTCATCAAAGTCCATGTAGTTGGAGATGACCTTGACATTTGGGTGGAAGACCTCAGTCTGGCGTATCACCTCTTCCAGGATGTCTCCTATTCCAGCAGAGAAGATGAGCAGGGGGATGCTGTGCTCATTCAGGTGGTCGAAGAAATACTGGTAGCCGTCCCtgttaaaagaaatgaaaaagaatccaCATTAGCTGcattacaaaaatgttttcaacaTTCAAGAACTAAACAGGTCTTCAGTGATGCTCGTACCTCAGCTTGGCTTCAGAGTCCTTCACCGCCTTTGCTAACCCGGCTTTCTTAATTTTCTGATTCACCAGCAACTCGTGAGCCTTTGTCCACCTGAGATACAGTCAAGTTAATAAATACCCTTCCAACACTGTTAAACACAAGTCATAGCTCTGTTTACACACTCACCACTCCACCATAAGAGGCAGCTTCTCCTCTACTGACAGCGTAGAGTCGATCTCTATGGGGTAGTATTTGTCGAGCAGCTCCTGCAGCTGTAGAGGACATGACAGTTTTATAAAAACTGATCAGCAATTAT
It encodes the following:
- the LOC116330979 gene encoding cytosolic 5'-nucleotidase 3-like; translated protein: MRKNKNKRQPAKRKVASQTQNSKRPRSDSPKRTESPQLTPFEIFFKEIEKFSKLHMKDRDRVQEILQSMQKAGSKTLQVISDFDMTLTRFEYNGKRCPTCHNILERSDAISSDCKKKLQELLDKYYPIEIDSTLSVEEKLPLMVEWWTKAHELLVNQKIKKAGLAKAVKDSEAKLRDGYQYFFDHLNEHSIPLLIFSAGIGDILEEVIRQTEVFHPNVKVISNYMDFDESGVLKAFKGELIHIYNKKEGALLNTGHFQELRTRTNVLLLGDSLGDLNMADGVQDMENILKIGFLNDKVEERKQSYLDSYDIVLIKDETLDVPNAVIRFLTE
- the LOC116330972 gene encoding 7-methylguanosine phosphate-specific 5'-nucleotidase A-like isoform X2 produces the protein MKDDERVREILQSMQKAGSNTLQVISDFDMTLTRFEHNGKRCPDCYNILERSNVISSDCKEKLQELLDKYYPIEIDTKRSVEEKMPLMVEWWTKAHELLVNQKIKKDRLAEAVKDSEAKLRDGYQYFFDHLNEHSIPLLIFSAGIGDILEEVIRQTEVFHPNVKVISNYMDFDESGVLKAFKGELIHIYNKKEGALLNTGHFQELRTRTNVLLLGDSLGDLNMADGVQDMKNILKIGFLNDKVEERKQSYLDSYDIVLIKHETLGVPNAVIRFLTDSN
- the LOC116330972 gene encoding cytosolic 5'-nucleotidase 3-like isoform X1, whose protein sequence is MIPELSNSWVHMKDDERVREILQSMQKAGSNTLQVISDFDMTLTRFEHNGKRCPDCYNILERSNVISSDCKEKLQELLDKYYPIEIDTKRSVEEKMPLMVEWWTKAHELLVNQKIKKDRLAEAVKDSEAKLRDGYQYFFDHLNEHSIPLLIFSAGIGDILEEVIRQTEVFHPNVKVISNYMDFDESGVLKAFKGELIHIYNKKEGALLNTGHFQELRTRTNVLLLGDSLGDLNMADGVQDMKNILKIGFLNDKVEERKQSYLDSYDIVLIKHETLGVPNAVIRFLTDSN